CTTTTGGGGATGCAAGCTGTGGAACTGTGATAGGCAAGGGAACAGTCaaagtaaatgaaaaattcacACTGAATGATGTGGCTTTGGTAAGCAAACTCAAATACAATCTACTTTCTGTTTCTCAGCTCTGTGATGTTGATCTAGAAGTCAGTTTCAAAAAGAATGATTCTAAAGTGCTTGATTCTTGTGGGTCTCGTGTCTTTGAGATTTCTCGAGTCGGACGAGTTTATTTTGCTGATTTTGATCACTCTTTTGGTCCTTCTCGATGTCTCATTGCATCTAGCTCTTCTAGTCTATTTTTCTAGCACCGACGACTTGGACACATTGGTTTTGATCACTTGTCTCGTTTGAGTGGCATGGATTTGATTCGTGGTTTGCCAAAACTGAAAGCTTCTAAGGATTTGGTATGTGCTACTTGTCGTCATGGCAAAGTGACTACTACTTCACATCCACCAGTGACTTGGGTCATGACAGATGGACCCGGACAACTGCTTCACATGGATACAGTTGGTCCTGCTCGGGTTCAGTCAGTGGATGGAAAGTGGTATGTTCTTGTCATTGTGGATGACTACTCTCGATACTCTTGGGTCTTTTTCTTGGAATCAAAGAGTGAAACTTTTGACTTCTTTCGTGATCTTACTCGTCGCTTGGCCAGTGAATTTCCTAGAGCCCTAAGAGCAATTCACAGTGACAATGGGTCGGAATTCAAGAATGATTCTTTTAAAACCTTCTGTGATTCTTCTGGTATTGAGCATCAATTTTCGTCGCCATATGTTccacaacaaaatggtgtggtTGAGAGAAAGAACCGCACACTTGTGAAAATGGCGCGTACCATGCTCGATGAGTACTCTACTCCAAGAAGGTTTTGGACCGAAGCAATTTCAGCTGCTTGCTTCATTTCAAATCGGGTCTTCTTAAGAACTTCCTTGCACAAGACTCCATATGAACTGCGTTTTGGTCGTCGACCTAGTGTTTCTCACTTTCGAGTCTTTGGTTACAAGTGTTTTGTTCTTAAGCCTGGTAATTTGGACAAGTTTGACTCTCACTCTTCTGATGGTGTGTTTCTTGGCTATGCTGATCATTCACGCGCTTATAAAGTTCTCATTCTTGAAACTAATAAAATTGTGGAGACCCGTGAGGTTTCTTTTGACGAGGCTAGCCCTGGTGCTAGACCAGATATTTCAGGGACTCTAGTTGTTTCAAAGACTTTGTTTATTGAAGAGGAGTCCgatgaggatgatgatgatcttCATCGCCCACCTCCAGCTCGTGAGGTGGCACTTGAGTAAGATGATGAAGCTCCTACCACTACTTCACCTCTGGCAGACGCACCTGCAACATCTTCATCATCAGTTGATCATACGGAGATGAATGGTGGCACTTCAGGACCAACGGCTCCCCGGCACATCCAGAACCGACATCCACCTCACATGATGATCGGAAGCCTGGATGAGAGGGTAACTAGAAATCGATCCTATGAAATTGCTAATTCTGCTTTTGTTGCTTCTTTTGAGCCCAAAAATGTCTGTCATGCTTTAACTGATGAGAATTGGGTTAATGCCATGCATGAGGAGttggaaaattttgagaaaaacaaTGTTTGGTGTCTTGTTGAACCTCCCATAGGGCACAATGTCATAGGCACAaaatgggttttcaaaaacaaataagGGGAAGATGGAACCATAGTTAGAAACAAAGCCAGATTGGTTGCACAAGGTTTTTCTCAAGTCGAAGGCTTGGACTTTGAGGAAACTTTCGCACCAGTTGCTAGGTTAGAAGCTATTCGAattcttttggcttttgcttctTCTAAAGGTTTCAAACTTTTTCAAATGGATGTCAAAAGTGCTTTCTTAAATGGTGTTATTGAAGAAGAGATTTTTGCAAACAATCCcctggttttgaaaatccaaaatttcctAACCATGTTTTTAAACTTGACAAAGCTTTGTATGGTTTGAAACAAGCACCACGTGCTTGGTACGAAAGGCTGAATAATTTCTTGCTTTCAAATGGATTTGAAATGGGAAAGGTTGACAAAACTCTTTTTACACTCAGAGATGGCATTGATTTCCTTCTTATTCAGATATATGTTGATGACATCATTTTTGGTGGCTCTTCTCATCATCTTGTGGCCAAGTTTTCAGAAACTATGAGCAGGGAGTTTGAGATGAGCATGATGGGTGAGTTGACCTACTTCCTTGGACTTCAAATCAAGCAAACTGAGGAAGGCATCTTTATGCACCAAACCAAGTACTCTAAAGATCTCCTGAAGAAGTTTGACATGGTGGACTGCAAGTCTATCGCCACTCCCATATCCACAACTGCTACTCTTGGACCAGATGAGGATGGGGAAGCAGTTGACCAGCGTGAGTACCGAAGCATGATCGGCTCCCTCCTCTACCTGACCGCGTCAAGACCAGACATACACTTTGCTGTATGCCTCTGTGCACGATTCCAAGCTTCTCCAAGGACTTCTCATCGACAAGCCGTCAAGCGCATTCTTCGCTACATCAAGTCGACGCTCGAGTATGGACTCTGGTACTCTCGTTCTTCTATCTTGTCTATTCGAGCGTTTTCTGATTCTGACTTTGCTGGCTGCAAAATCGATCGAAAAAGCACTTCTGGTTCTTGCCATTTCTTGGGGACTTCTTTGGTTTCCTGGTCGTCTCGTAAACAATCATCTGTTGCGCAATCTACTGCTAAGGCCGAATATGTGGCTGCTTCCAGTGCTTGCAGTCAAGCGCTTTGGATGATCTCAACTTTACGAGATTACGGGTTGTCTTTCTCGAGTGTTCCTTTGCTTTGTGATAACACTAGTGCCATTAACATTGCAAAAAATCATGTTCAACATTCGAGGACCAAGCACATTGAAATTCGATACCATTTTCTCCGAGATAATGTCGAGAAAGGTACTATTGTGCTAGAGTTTGTTGAATCAGAAAGGCAACTTGCTGATATCTTGACCAAGCCGCTTGATCGTTCTCGGTTTGAGTTCTTGAGGGCTGAGTTAGGGGTAATTCATCTCTATGGCTTGAGTTGAGGGGGAGTTCTGTGCTTTGCTCTACATTTGTACATAGTGCATCATGTTTACAAATATCTGTTTTGCATTCTATCATGTCTTCCTGCATGTGAGCTTCGCATGTTATCTCTTTCACATCACTTTGTTGTGCATGGTTTACATATGTGCCAGTTTGATCTCTTGTCTAACTTTGATGTGCTCTAGTAGCTTGTATGAACTTCCCATGTTTAATCAAGTGCGTTGAAACTTGCCTAACTTGAATTTTCACTTAAACATAAATCTTGTGCAAGTGCTTGTTCTAAGAGTTTGCTTAAATTGAAGCTTCTTTCTCATACTTATGCCATGCTTTACTCCTTCTTTGCAATAGCTGTACATGCTGTCGAAAAGCTTTGCTATGGTCCATGTTTTGAATCTTTCATGTTATCTATGTTATCTTTTGCTCTTGTCCGGACTACTGTGTGCGTTTACGTGCGAGTAGTTCCGAAGATAGCACGGAGACTGCCTGTAATGGGAACTCCAGCTGGATGTTCTGATTGACCAAATCAGAAGTACCATCGCGATTGTGCTATTAAAAAAAGTGTGATAaggcataaaaaaaagatgatgaaTGGCGAAAGAAAATGATGATGACATGTGCTCTTCTTAAAAAACATGGCTGATTCTTCATGGACTTTGACCTAGCACGTCAAGCATGGGCCTTTTGTGGAGTTGGAGTCTTCATTGCATTCTTATGAGGTCGATTGTTTCTTCTTAAGTCTCCTTTAGAATTTGCATTGCACACTAAGCTGTTAAATTCAGTTGAAAGCTTTTACTGTTGCTTGTGATACATTCTTGCTTCTATATGCCATGATTCATACTTCTTTTGCGTATACATAGCTAGATATTGGCACTTTCTTGCTCTTGTGTGGACCATGCACctcattttgatgtttttagataaCTTTCAAAGCTCACACAATTTATATTGtgcatttttcatcattttgcATATGCTCCTTTTGTCTTGCTGGCATCATTTTCAAAGAGGGAGAGATTTATGCTTtctttgaaaattaaaaaaatgttttattcttGTTGAGAGGGGGAGTTTGTGTTAGGCATTTGGAGAGTCATTTCTTATCTTGAGCCTATTTTCTGTCACTTGGTTTTTGAGTTTTGATCTCTTTGACCAAGTTTGACTTTTGGCAAaacttttgcttttaaattttcaaatcatTAAAATTCTTCTTTAGTGTTGGGGAAGATTGTGAAACCAAGAGTGGTTTGTATTAATTGTGATAGAAAATTGGTAAGTATGGGTGAAGCGTGTGTATTGACTAACGAGCGTTAGGTCACGAAATCTGTGCCCGCAAAATGATGGTTCGGATTATTTGTGTACAGGTGCTTAGGGTCAACCTTGGTCAACGACAGACCGGGATCAAACTCAGGGGGAGTTGTGGTCTAGAACAGTCGAGGGCGTTGGGTGACAAGGTGAGGCACATACGCGTACACAAAAACGAACATCGTGCGAAAGCACCGGATATTCGtgaagaaaaatcaaagaaagagGAGTACGTGCATAGCTGCATGCATACAGTATGTCACATGCATGGTcaagcaagctagctagctagcgtaCCTGctgtgttcatgcatgcagTGCATGCTGCGGAGAGCTGGTGACGACAAACTGGAGGCCGACGCGTGGTCAGGGCAACTCGGTCGCTGGTGTTCGCATCGGCGAAGTTCggtcgctgacgagcgggcctaGCCGCATGCAAGCAGGCGCAACCTTGCTGTCAAGCGGGCCAACCGGTCGACACGTGGGGACGCTGGTGCGGTAGGATGCGTTCGTAAGCGGAGGCGCATGGTGTGGGTGGCTCACTGGCGTGTGGGCCAGCCAAGAGAGCGAGGCGGCCTTCGGTGCGACGCGACTGCACGTGTGACACTCTCGCCCGTACATCCACGCGGCGACTTCTGGTTGGGGGCacgcggcgagctggccaTCCCGTGCTCCGTTGGAGACTGGATTTTCTGTGGCATCCGGATCCTTTGTGGCAGATCAGAAAAGAGGCTACGTGGCTTATTCTGGAGCGCCGATTTTGCATCCAACGGCTGTGAGGACTTATAGTAGCCGCCAAGTTTTgggggtattttggtctttttccAATGGAGGATCAGCCCTATAAATAGGGGAGGAATGGTTGCTTGAGTGAGGCAacttggtgatggaatgaaaaatattttcgagAGTGGTTTGTTACTCTAGCTTGTGTTGGCTAGATGTGACAATAACTCTCctgaattgtttttgttaagcTTGTGAACCAAGCTttgaaaactttaaaaatgaaatttgaagtttacttgcgaaatgaaattttatttaccacATTTCAATTTTACGCTTTCCGCATTTAAATTCCTGTCGATATTTCCTGCTCtgttatttttgatatctccaTTCCTGTCCTCCTATTTTTTCACGGAGATATCTTTTTGGGAGTTTTGCGATCgaattggaattttttttacgggGATAGTTACACTTTAGCTATATTCATCCCCCTCTATAGCCTAATCCGATCTCACACAATCGCGGCCATGGTATCGGCTGGATGAACGGCGTGAAGGCAGCAACACCCTCCGGAATGCAGCCATCGGCTACTACTTCTCGACATGCTATACTCGGTAACACaatttaacaatattttacgaatttttaaaccttattaatgaattattttattactaaattaaacTCCTAGGTAAATATTTTCGCAATCTAAACTTTTTGACAACGACACTACGCTTGGTGTGAGAAAACAATActgctaaaatttttattttgagtgatccaacttacataatttttagtggtcataaatatatcataaagtatataatagaaatatcaaattaatcaAAAGTACAATTTGCACatgttaataaattatatttttctcttatattaactatatatacacacataagTTAGGATTTTTTAGGTGTTCCTAGGACCACCATCTAGCTCCACCTATGTCAGAAAGTCATGGCACGTTATTGGTAGTGTACCAGCCCTACTACGtcaaaactgtttttttttttgccacgtCAGGAGGGGCggcattgcaaaaaaattgagcCGATGTTTGCGTGAGAGatctagtaataaaattatttattaaaatatttaaaaataaaataacatgtaATTTGCCTTACGTTGTCATTGGCCATGTCATGTGCTGACCTTTTTTTAAATGCACTCCCATTCTTgtcaattaattgattaaataTTGAAAGTGGAAATATGGAATGTCTCGCGATAATTAAATATTGACAGTGAATAACCCAAATGTGTACAGGCCATTCGTTAACTCTTGCAGGTCATCTCCAGTACATCTATCTTCTTGAGACCGTAAATAATCTGTTAATTTAACTTGTTTGTTCGTAGCAGAGAATCACGAAGGCCACTACACCAGTATGGTAGTACAATCCAAAGCTGTCATAACAGG
This is a stretch of genomic DNA from Oryza brachyantha chromosome 1, ObraRS2, whole genome shotgun sequence. It encodes these proteins:
- the LOC121054398 gene encoding uncharacterized mitochondrial protein AtMg00810-like, with the translated sequence MGKVDKTLFTLRDGIDFLLIQIYVDDIIFGGSSHHLVAKFSETMSREFEMSMMGELTYFLGLQIKQTEEGIFMHQTKYSKDLLKKFDMVDCKSIATPISTTATLGPDEDGEAVDQREYRSMIGSLLYLTASRPDIHFAVCLCARFQASPRTSHRQAVKRILRYIKSTLEYGLWYSRSSILSIRAFSDSDFAGCKIDRKSTSGSCHFLGTSLVSWSSRKQSSVAQSTAKAEYVAASSACSQALWMISTLRDYGLSFSSVPLLCDNTSAINIAKNHVQHSRTKHIEIRYHFLRDNVEKGTIVLEFVESERQLADILTKPLDRSRFEFLRAELGVIHLYGLS